Proteins encoded by one window of Paenibacillus urinalis:
- a CDS encoding tripartite tricarboxylate transporter substrate binding protein, with protein sequence MNRSYIAKAGKRLTTLAVLSSMFVLAACGGGTANEDAATNGSSADNYPSKPIEYVVPYAAGGGVDLVARVVADAVSEKWGQPVSVVNKAGGGGTTGAQYALGTNPDGYTVLANVVSNTSMMEASYASPAIKLEDQELVARIVEDAPTFTVKSDAEWENLNEFSEWVKQNPEQLSWTTSGVTGYATYVVAEWLNELGVDISQTRMIVTKGTAESLPMIAGGNAVLAVHPVSEVATMVNSGNLKILAIQSAERSPHFPDVPTTTEEGFTNLSATWWTGLSMPKGTPADIVQKWNDTLEELAADPEFQEKLAAMKMSSSYLSKDEFNEFITQETEYYGELADKFGLKK encoded by the coding sequence ATGAATCGTTCATATATCGCAAAAGCAGGAAAGCGTCTTACCACTCTGGCTGTATTATCCAGTATGTTTGTTCTGGCCGCTTGCGGGGGCGGGACTGCTAACGAGGATGCAGCAACAAATGGCTCTTCTGCTGATAATTATCCTAGTAAGCCCATAGAATATGTTGTTCCATATGCCGCAGGAGGTGGCGTGGATCTCGTTGCTCGTGTTGTAGCAGATGCAGTCAGCGAGAAATGGGGCCAGCCCGTCTCTGTAGTTAATAAAGCAGGTGGAGGTGGAACAACGGGAGCACAATATGCACTTGGAACAAATCCGGATGGTTATACGGTACTGGCGAATGTGGTATCTAATACTTCGATGATGGAAGCGAGCTATGCCTCACCAGCAATTAAGCTTGAAGATCAGGAGCTCGTTGCACGTATTGTAGAAGATGCTCCAACCTTCACGGTGAAATCAGATGCAGAATGGGAGAACCTGAACGAGTTCTCCGAATGGGTCAAGCAAAATCCCGAGCAGCTCAGCTGGACAACCTCAGGTGTCACAGGATATGCGACCTATGTTGTAGCTGAATGGCTGAACGAGCTTGGAGTGGACATCTCCCAGACCCGTATGATTGTAACCAAAGGTACAGCGGAATCACTCCCCATGATTGCAGGGGGGAATGCTGTCCTAGCCGTCCATCCTGTAAGTGAAGTCGCGACAATGGTGAATTCGGGTAACTTAAAAATCCTGGCCATTCAAAGCGCGGAAAGAAGCCCACACTTCCCTGATGTACCAACTACAACAGAAGAGGGCTTTACGAACCTGTCTGCGACTTGGTGGACTGGACTAAGCATGCCTAAGGGTACACCTGCGGACATTGTACAGAAATGGAATGACACACTGGAAGAATTAGCGGCAGATCCCGAATTTCAAGAGAAATTGGCTGCCATGAAGATGTCGTCCTCTTATTTGAGCAAGGATGAATTTAATGAGTTCATTACTCAGGAAACCGAATATTATGGCGAGCTCGCTGATAAATTTGGACTGAAAAAATAG
- a CDS encoding hydroxyacid dehydrogenase has translation MAKIVIVEAMGETGLERLQKSEYSVIYDPTLWSDHRRLIEASEHAEVLIVRNQTQLTRELLDELPRVKVIGRLGVGLDNIDVEAASSKGIPIVSAKNANAASVAEYVMASILTVSRPLIAATRDVISGGWDRKKFGGREIQGTTLGLIGVGQVGRLTGSKAQALGLHVIGYDPMYEPGTTTEDEIALKTLEEVLAESDYVSLHVPLLPETRHLIDRTALQRMKSTAYVINTARGGVVHELDLVEALEAGEIAGAVLDVLEQEPPPSDHPLFSVSNCILTPHVAGATEEALNRTSLMVATEVIKELEGEASEFRVAKVASSK, from the coding sequence ATGGCGAAGATTGTCATAGTTGAAGCGATGGGTGAGACCGGTTTAGAGCGGCTCCAGAAGAGTGAATATTCAGTTATATATGATCCGACTTTATGGTCAGATCATCGTCGTCTGATCGAAGCGTCTGAGCATGCTGAAGTCCTTATTGTCCGTAATCAAACACAACTTACACGTGAGCTCCTGGATGAACTTCCTCGTGTTAAGGTCATTGGTCGGCTTGGCGTAGGTTTGGATAACATTGATGTCGAGGCTGCTTCGTCTAAAGGTATTCCTATTGTAAGTGCAAAGAACGCGAATGCAGCATCGGTTGCTGAATATGTAATGGCTTCAATTCTGACCGTGAGCCGTCCACTTATTGCAGCTACAAGAGATGTCATTTCGGGCGGTTGGGATCGAAAAAAATTCGGCGGCAGAGAAATTCAGGGCACCACATTAGGTCTTATCGGTGTCGGACAGGTCGGACGCTTGACAGGCAGCAAAGCACAGGCCCTTGGACTCCATGTTATCGGATATGACCCGATGTATGAGCCTGGTACAACGACAGAGGATGAGATCGCACTGAAAACGTTGGAGGAGGTGCTGGCAGAATCCGACTATGTTAGTCTTCATGTTCCTTTATTGCCAGAGACTCGTCACCTTATTGACCGTACAGCACTGCAGCGAATGAAGTCTACTGCGTATGTCATTAACACAGCGCGTGGCGGAGTCGTTCATGAACTGGATTTGGTTGAAGCACTCGAAGCAGGTGAAATCGCAGGAGCAGTGCTGGATGTATTGGAGCAAGAGCCTCCTCCGTCAGATCATCCGTTATTCAGTGTATCAAATTGCATCCTGACTCCTCATGTTGCCGGTGCAACAGAGGAAGCACTGAATCGAACCTCTCTAATGGTGGCTACAGAGGTGATAAAGGAACTCGAAGGAGAAGCTTCAGAGTTTAGAGTCGCGAAAGTTGCCAGTTCGAAATAA
- a CDS encoding helix-turn-helix domain-containing protein gives MRWIWARKRSLYFKIFVSFLTLILLFGCFYVLIYKMFRNGLEQEIMRSSQTQTENTAERFAQHFERIQILLFDLYHNPDLISFNSELNRYGIDGANFLKAKEVIEEIRRESYNPLFMVQDVIVHLDQAELAFGKSGSSSNEYMFERFYYNVNYSLSDWQSELNQENSFQMLPASTFDLAAKNIESKKLLPYVFHYPDTSYQLVAMIDIEQAADAFYGTAAGEGNLMLMDEAGNTLYSRNEGTQTDQIPPFAEGESMVKHNGVYYFKTTGSDGLTYITSTPDTQITVQLQHLSKYLLLVFVTSLAVAVIAAIVLSRKLHSPVKQMLSSLLDRTSGGAAASEHEIRNNSNSAGQIWEYDLIHSRIQQLQKEKESIIHRMKEQKAALQSYTYMNQLKNINTDINEWSDFLNSSGRFHIVYYDIRFRQAGIKAREEMGWVIRHLLEHIHLISSECVQDTHTFQLESDEIVSVLKGASSQDLGLLLERIKQTFDADHEHYIVTVGVSPLVADASGFNDAYQRLRNLSSQAYIAEETQIIFEERELPELPPLSSIMQKNLHQALQSGDEEPAMELIQELLVPFYEQGAGVQQFQEYAHLIAVKLMESTKELLPGEDSFPALKLWMEGIKHCHTLSDYHQSFLSFVHAACALTRKRQDLSSEPLVVMFYEIIQHKYMEDISLDYLSGKLNLSSAYLSAYIKEKTGMNFSEHLQGVRMSKACELLVTTDLNVNEISQLVGYHNITSFNRSFKKLTNMTPGAYRKQHVLQEHKRSIG, from the coding sequence ATGAGGTGGATCTGGGCACGCAAGCGTTCTTTATACTTCAAAATATTTGTGAGCTTTCTCACCCTCATTCTGTTGTTTGGGTGCTTCTATGTACTTATTTATAAAATGTTCCGCAATGGTCTTGAACAGGAAATTATGCGCAGCAGTCAGACGCAGACCGAGAATACGGCAGAGAGATTTGCCCAGCATTTTGAGAGAATACAGATTCTGCTCTTTGATCTGTATCACAATCCGGATCTGATCAGCTTTAATAGTGAACTGAACAGGTATGGTATAGACGGAGCGAACTTCTTGAAGGCCAAAGAGGTTATTGAGGAGATTCGAAGAGAATCATACAATCCGTTATTTATGGTTCAGGATGTCATTGTCCATCTGGATCAGGCGGAGCTTGCGTTTGGCAAGAGCGGCAGCAGCAGCAATGAATATATGTTTGAACGTTTTTATTACAATGTGAATTACTCCTTATCCGATTGGCAATCAGAGCTGAATCAGGAAAATTCATTTCAAATGCTGCCTGCATCTACCTTCGATCTGGCGGCAAAGAACATCGAATCCAAGAAGCTGCTGCCCTATGTGTTCCATTATCCGGACACCTCTTATCAGCTTGTTGCGATGATTGATATTGAGCAGGCAGCGGATGCATTTTATGGGACCGCGGCAGGAGAAGGAAATTTGATGCTGATGGACGAAGCCGGAAATACCCTGTACAGCAGGAATGAAGGCACTCAAACTGATCAGATTCCCCCATTCGCTGAAGGCGAAAGCATGGTCAAGCATAATGGAGTATATTATTTTAAGACTACGGGCAGTGACGGACTAACCTATATTACATCGACTCCAGACACACAAATCACTGTACAGCTGCAGCACCTGTCCAAGTATTTACTGCTAGTATTTGTCACTTCACTCGCTGTTGCGGTTATCGCTGCCATCGTGCTTAGCCGAAAGCTTCATTCCCCTGTGAAGCAAATGCTCTCAAGTTTGTTAGACCGAACTTCGGGCGGTGCTGCTGCAAGTGAGCATGAAATAAGGAATAACTCCAATTCTGCGGGCCAGATATGGGAATATGACCTAATCCATAGCCGGATTCAGCAGCTTCAGAAAGAAAAAGAGAGCATTATTCACCGGATGAAGGAGCAAAAAGCAGCACTCCAAAGCTACACCTATATGAATCAGCTCAAAAACATCAACACCGACATTAATGAGTGGTCAGATTTCCTAAACAGCTCAGGCCGTTTTCATATTGTTTATTATGATATCCGTTTTCGCCAAGCCGGAATTAAGGCTCGGGAAGAGATGGGCTGGGTTATCCGCCATTTGCTGGAGCATATCCATCTGATCTCTTCCGAATGTGTACAAGATACACATACATTCCAGCTGGAGAGCGATGAAATTGTTTCCGTATTAAAAGGAGCCTCTTCACAAGATTTGGGCTTGCTGCTGGAACGAATCAAGCAAACATTTGATGCAGATCATGAGCATTATATCGTCACCGTTGGCGTCAGTCCGCTGGTTGCGGATGCATCGGGTTTCAACGATGCGTATCAACGATTGCGAAATCTCTCTTCACAAGCCTATATAGCAGAAGAAACTCAAATTATATTCGAGGAAAGAGAGCTTCCCGAGCTTCCTCCCCTGTCTTCGATCATGCAAAAAAATCTACATCAGGCTCTTCAATCCGGGGATGAGGAACCCGCGATGGAGCTGATTCAGGAACTGCTGGTACCCTTTTATGAGCAAGGAGCTGGAGTACAGCAGTTTCAGGAATATGCTCATCTCATTGCTGTAAAACTGATGGAGAGTACCAAGGAGCTTCTTCCAGGTGAAGATTCCTTCCCTGCACTCAAGCTGTGGATGGAAGGGATCAAGCACTGCCATACCCTGTCTGATTATCATCAAAGCTTCCTGTCATTTGTTCATGCTGCATGCGCACTTACCCGGAAGCGCCAGGACCTGTCATCTGAGCCTCTTGTCGTTATGTTCTACGAAATCATTCAGCACAAGTATATGGAGGACATCTCGCTGGATTACTTGTCCGGTAAGCTTAATTTGTCCAGTGCTTATCTCTCAGCTTATATTAAAGAGAAGACGGGGATGAATTTCAGCGAGCATTTGCAGGGAGTGCGCATGTCCAAGGCTTGTGAACTGCTCGTGACAACGGATCTGAACGTGAACGAGATCAGCCAGCTCGTCGGATATCATAACATCACCTCCTTCAACCGATCATTCAAAAAGCTGACGAATATGACGCCTGGCGCTTACCGGAAGCAGCATGTCCTCCAGGAGCACAAACGAAGTATTGGGTGA
- a CDS encoding ABC transporter permease, whose protein sequence is MQASERKKWNQRSSLRSWTRNWELYLLFLPVLAYFIIFHYIPMYGVQIAFKDFIANKGIMGSPWVGFEHFERFFDSFYFWRIIKNTLGIGIYELVVGFPIPIILALMIHELRTGKFRKFVQTVTYMPHFLSTIVMVGMIMMFLSPASGLINVVITLFGGEPISFMTEPGWFKSIYVWSGVWQTMGWSSIIYIAALAGIDPQLHEAARVDGASRLRRIWHINLPGIAPTIIVLLILNMGSILGVGFEKVFLMQNDLNMESSDVISTNVYRSGILGAQYSFSAAVGLFNSVVNFIMLLTVNRIARKVSSSSLW, encoded by the coding sequence GTGCAGGCGTCAGAGAGAAAGAAATGGAACCAGAGAAGCAGTCTGCGATCATGGACTAGAAATTGGGAGCTCTACTTATTGTTTCTGCCCGTGCTCGCTTATTTTATTATCTTTCACTATATTCCGATGTATGGAGTGCAAATCGCCTTCAAGGATTTCATCGCGAACAAAGGCATCATGGGCAGTCCTTGGGTCGGATTCGAGCATTTCGAGAGATTCTTTGACAGCTTCTATTTCTGGAGAATTATTAAGAACACGCTGGGTATCGGTATATATGAACTGGTTGTCGGGTTTCCTATTCCGATTATCTTAGCGCTCATGATTCATGAGCTGAGAACAGGCAAGTTTCGAAAATTCGTGCAGACCGTTACGTACATGCCGCACTTTTTATCTACGATTGTTATGGTGGGCATGATCATGATGTTCTTATCTCCGGCTTCTGGACTCATTAATGTAGTTATCACTTTATTTGGCGGGGAGCCGATCAGCTTCATGACCGAACCGGGCTGGTTCAAGAGCATCTATGTATGGTCAGGTGTATGGCAGACGATGGGCTGGAGCTCTATTATCTATATTGCAGCGCTGGCCGGCATTGATCCACAGCTTCATGAAGCAGCCAGAGTGGATGGAGCATCCAGGCTCCGCCGAATATGGCACATTAATTTACCGGGGATCGCACCCACGATTATCGTACTGCTCATCCTGAACATGGGTTCTATTCTTGGAGTGGGATTCGAGAAAGTATTCCTAATGCAAAATGACTTGAATATGGAGAGCTCTGATGTAATCTCTACGAATGTTTATCGCAGCGGCATACTCGGTGCACAGTACAGCTTCTCAGCTGCCGTCGGACTATTCAATTCTGTCGTCAATTTCATTATGCTGCTCACCGTTAACCGGATTGCGCGTAAAGTCAGCTCAAGCAGTCTATGGTAG
- a CDS encoding carbohydrate ABC transporter permease yields MAESRGDRYVMTAIYILLGLVSLIVLYPIYFVLIASFSSPEEVMLGKVWLWPKNLSLVGYERIFENNELMKGYFNTIVYTVIGTALNVVMTIAAAYPLSRQDFKGRNAFTVLIVFTMFFSGGMIPTYLLIKDLGLLDSFWVMILPTAVSVWNILIMRTFFQSSIPKELQEAAFLDGCSNLKLLVRIILPLSGPVLAVMVLFYAVGHWNSYFNALIYLSDRDKYPLQLFLREILIQDQMQNMVDLGSDTYSKSLMEVEAIKYAAVMVTNLPMLILYPFLQKYFIKGVMIGAIKG; encoded by the coding sequence ATGGCAGAAAGCCGGGGAGATCGTTACGTCATGACTGCAATATACATTCTGCTCGGACTTGTCTCTCTCATCGTCTTATATCCGATATATTTTGTACTCATTGCCTCTTTTAGCAGTCCGGAGGAGGTTATGCTAGGCAAGGTATGGCTGTGGCCGAAGAATTTGTCACTAGTTGGTTATGAACGGATATTCGAGAATAACGAATTGATGAAGGGTTACTTCAACACGATTGTGTATACGGTCATCGGCACCGCTCTGAACGTTGTCATGACGATTGCTGCAGCATATCCGCTGTCTCGTCAAGACTTTAAGGGGAGAAATGCATTTACGGTACTGATCGTATTTACGATGTTCTTCAGTGGAGGCATGATCCCGACTTACCTGTTGATTAAGGATCTCGGACTGCTCGATTCGTTCTGGGTGATGATTCTGCCCACAGCGGTATCCGTGTGGAACATTCTCATAATGAGAACCTTCTTTCAAAGCTCTATTCCAAAAGAGCTGCAGGAGGCCGCATTTCTGGATGGATGCTCCAATCTGAAGCTGCTTGTCCGAATCATCCTTCCGCTATCAGGTCCGGTGCTGGCAGTTATGGTATTATTTTATGCCGTGGGTCATTGGAACAGCTACTTTAACGCACTTATCTATCTATCCGACAGGGACAAGTATCCACTGCAGCTGTTCTTAAGAGAAATTCTAATTCAGGATCAAATGCAAAATATGGTGGACTTAGGCAGTGATACATATTCCAAAAGCCTGATGGAGGTTGAAGCCATCAAATACGCAGCCGTCATGGTGACAAATCTGCCGATGCTGATCCTGTATCCGTTTCTGCAAAAATATTTCATTAAAGGTGTCATGATCGGCGCTATTAAAGGTTAA